Genomic window (Shimia isoporae):
TTTGTCGCAATTCGCATGCGGAAACCGTGACGCGCGCGAAAATCGGACGCAGCAGCATCCAGATCATCCAAAGTGTCCACGTCCGCCCAACAACCAGGTACCGCAATGATCAGGTCGGCGTGACCAAAGCCAAGCTCTGCCAATTCCTGAACCTGCTGCTCCCACTGGCCCAGCTTTTCGCGGATCAGGTCGGTACCTGTCACACCCAGGTGAATCCGTCCTGCCGCCAACTCACGTGGGATTTCTCCCGCCGACAACAGCACCAGCTCAACGCCGTCAACGCCTTCCACGGCGCCGGCATACTCGCGGTCGGACCCCGTCCGGCTCAACTGCACGCCGCGCGCGCCGAACCAGTCAAAGGTCTTCTCCATCAGTCGCCCTTTCGAGGGAACACCCAGCTTGATACTCATGCCGCGTCCTCCAGGTTGACCAGAATGCCTGGGCGGATGACACCCCCGACTGCCGGAATTTCGCGACCTTGCCCCAAAACTTGGGTAAGGGCGTCGTACCGTCCTCCGGTGGCCACGGGCGGCAAGTCCGCCCGTCCCTCTGCATAAAACCCAAAGACAAAGCCGTCATAGTATTCCATCGAGGTCCGCCCATAGGATGCTTCGAAGTCGAGGTTCTCGACATCAACACCACGCGCGTCCATCGCCTCGATCCGGTCTCTCAGGCGATAGGCCGCTTCCGAGATCGCTGGCATATCCACGGCAAGATCACGAATGTGTTCCAACGCGTTGGGCACGGTCTCCCGCACATTCAGCAAGGTCTCGATCAAATCGACCTGCATCGCTGAAATCGGCTCTGCCTCGGCATCCGCCCGCAACCACTCGACGCGCGCCGAGACTTCAGCCTGCGTCCGAAGACCGATTTCGGGGAAACCGTGTTGCAATGGTTCTTCTGCGGACAAAAGTCTGACGCGGCTAGCCGGTGTTTCTGCCCGTCCGGAAAACCGGTCAAGAAGGGCCTTGAAACGACGCGGTCGCCAGATATGGCGCGCAAGGGCCTTCTTCCGCCGCTCTGTGGTTTCCAATCCGGCCACAGCCGCCGCGAGAATACCGATGTCGCCCGTTGCGGCCCGCACCGGAACATCTCCAAGCGCGTCTTTCACAACTGCGAACACTTCAGCGTCCGAAGCCGCGGGATTTTCACGGTCAAAGACTTCATAGCCGACCTGCAAATATTCGTTCGCGCGCGCCGCGTCATCCTCCTGGCGACGGAAGACTTCGCCTGCATAAGTATAGCGCGCAGGTTCTGCCCCATGCGTCATGTGCATCTGAACGACAGGCACCGTGAAATCCGGCCGCAACATCTGTTCGCCGCGAAGCGCATCAGAAGTCACATAGGCGCGCCCCCGAATGTCCTCACCATAAAGGTCCAACAAGGCCTCGGCCGGCAACAAGACCGGTGTCTCCACCGGAACCGCACCTGCAGCCTGAAACCGCGCGCTCAGCTCCGCCGCCCGCGCCTTGATCTTGGCTTTCTGGGTCATCCGTCCGCAGACCCCTCGACTTGCGACGCCAAAATTTCACGCACCTTGGCAACAAGCTCACCACGGCCAACTTCAAACTGGCTCGGCCGTTCTTTCCATTCCTCCAGAGTGGCGCTTTCCGCAATCTTGGCGCCAAGGATCAAGTCCTTGATCTGCACCACGCCGCGCTCTTTCTCGTCGCCACCCTCGATGACCGCCACAGGAGAATTGCGCTTGTCCGCGTATTTCAGCTGGTTGCCGAAGTTCTTCGGATTGCCGAGGTAGACTTCGGCGCGAATGCCTGCATTGCGCAGCTCCGCCACCATCGCCTGATAGTCTGCCATCCGGTCGCGATCCATCACTGTTACCACAACGGGACCAACGGATGTTCCGCCCATTCTGCCTTTTTCGCGCAGCGCAGCCAAAAGGCGATCAACGCCAATCGAAAGACCTGTAGCCGGCACAGACTGGCCTGTAAACCGCTTGACCAGATCATCGTACCGGCCACCACCAGAGACCGATCCGAACTGCCGTTTCCGGCCCTTTTCGTCGAAGATCTCGAACGTCAGCTCCGCTTCGAACACGGGTCCCGTGTAATACCCAAGCCCCCGCACGATCGAGGGGTCGATCTCGATCCGGTCACTGCCATAACCACCGGCAGCCAAAAGGTCACCGATCTGCTCCAGCTCGGCGATACCTTCTGCACCGACAGTCGAAGCGCCCACGGCCCCCCGCAGGTTCTCAAACGTCTTCGCGACATCGTCAGCCTTCGATGTCAAAAATGCGATCACCGGTTCGATCTGATCGTCGGACAGGCCCACACCGTCGATATAGGCGCCCGAGGCATCCAAACGGCCCTTACCGAGCAGCTCTCGAACGCCGCTCTCGCCAACCTTGTCGAATTTGTCGATGGTGCGCAGTACGTTGTCCTTGGCCGCTTGGTCCTCGCCAAGCCCCATAACCTCCAGCACGCCGTTCATGACCTTGCGGTTGTTTACCCGCACAAGGTAATCGCCACGCGGAATGCCTACGGTCTCCAACGTGTCCGACAGCATCGCGCAAATCTCTGCATCCGCCGCCATGGACGCCGTGCCAACGGTGTCCGCATCGCACTGGTAAAACTGGCGATATCGTCCCGGTCCCGGCTTTTCATTCCGCCAGACCGGCCCCATCGCGTAGCGGCGATAAGGATTGGGCAGATCGTTGCGGTGCTGGGCATAGACCCGCGCCAACGGCGCCGTCAGGTCATAACGCAACGCCATCCAGTCGCCCTGATCCTTCTCGTCAAATTCCTGCCAGGCGAACACACCTTCGTTCGGGCGGTCCACATCCGGAAGGAACTTGCCCAGCGCTTCAACTGTCTCGACCGCGCTGCTCTCAAGGGCTTCAAAACCGTAGCGATGATAAACCCCGGCGATCTGATGCAGCATTTCGGTGCGCTCAGTCACCTCAACACCGAAATAGTCGCGGAAGCCCTTTGGCGTGATCGCCTTGGGGCGTGGGGCTTTCTTCTGCTTGGCCATCGCTATGGTCCCTGTGAATTAATTACGCCTGTGCCTTTACCCAATGGGCGGCAGAGGGGCAAGGAAAGGGTTTGTAACACGCCTTGGATGCACCAGAAGCGGGGCTAGATATCCTTGAAATCTCCTCCGCGGCCCTTGCCAGAGGCAAACCGCGCGGCTCCCGCAGCGCCTTCCGCTGCGAAGGCCGCAAACGAAGCCCACTCTCGTCGCAATTCACGCGCCAGATTTTCCCCACTCATCCGCCCCGAAAGAAAGTCGGCCCGCATACAAGCCTGCGGGAACTGGACCAACGATTGAGCCAACTCCAAGGCGCCGGACAAAGCGAACCCTTTCGGACAAACGCGATCGGCCAAGCCCATTTGCGCGGCCTCGGCCGCATCAATGCCCCGTCCTGTCAGGATCAGGTCGTTGGCACGTCCCTGACCAATGATCCGAGGCAGCCGCACAGTTCCGCCATCAATCAACGGCACGCCCCACCTTCGGCAAAACACGCCCAGCGTGGATCCTTCCGCGACAACGCGCATGTCACACCACGCCGCAAGCTCGATACCTCCGGCGACCGCCGGACCTTCAATGGCCGCAATTACTGGCTTGGACAGCATCAATCTGGATGGGCCCATAGGCCCGACGATCTGTTCCGATTGTGCGTCTTGCCAGTTTTCGGGGATCTGGACCTTTGCAATCCAGTCACCGCCGTCTGCCACCGCTGCCGCCTTCAGATCAAAACCTGCACAAAAGTAGCCATCGGCACCGGTCAGGATCGCCACGTCCACGGCGTCATCCGCGTCAAACGCCTTGAAAGCATCGAACAGAGCCTGCGCCGTTACTGGATCCACCGCATTTCTTGCCTCGGGCCGGTTTATCTCCACAACCCGCACACGCCCTTCGTCCCGAATGTTCACAGTCATCACTGATCCTCCCTGCAACGATCACATAAGCCCGGCGCCAACTTCACAAGAAAAACCCCACGTCGCTTGACGCGCAGCGGCCTGACGACCTATCTGGACACCATGGAAAAACTCGAAGAACAGATCGCCCACCTGACACGCACCGTCGAGGAACTCAGCGACGTTATCGCCCGTCAGGACGGCGAAATCGCCTTGCTGACCCGCCGTGTGCAAATGCTGCTGGAACGCGAAGCCAGCCGCGAGTCCGATGGCGGCGGCGGTGTGGTCATGGGCGACGAACGCCCGCCGCATTACTGAGGCTGCGTCCAAGCTTAAATCGGAAGTGTGGCGCTCTTACCTGCCTCAGAACTCCTCCACCGCCATCACACCTTCAACAGATTTCAAAGCACCTTTGATCTGCGGATTGACAGGGAATCCGGCACCCGCATCGATTTCCACCTCGCCGGGCAACTCCATGTTGTTGAGGCAGAACATCACGGGTCCCTTTGGGGCTTTCGGGTTGGCTTCCTTGGCGCCTCGCAGGATGTTGGCCACCGGCACCACCGCAGAACTGTCATCAAGATAAATCTTGAGCCCCGAATTGCCTGCATCCGCCGCGATCACGTCCACCGGCGTCATGGACTGCGCCAGCAGCTTGAGCTGGTCGCTCTCCATCTCGGCTTTGACTGTGACCACCACTTTTGAGCCGGTTTCCAGATGCTCCCGACACTTTTCCAGCGTGTCCGAGAATATTGTGACCTCGTAAGCACCGGTCGGATCTGACAGTTGCGCAAAGGCAAACCGATTGCCCTTTGCGGACTTCCTCTCCTGCCGCCCGGAAACCCGACCGGCCAGCTTCGCGACCAACGGTCCGCCTCGTGCCTTTTCGGTCAATTCGTCAAGCGTGAGCACCTGCTTGCGCTTGAGGGCCGGCATATAATCTTCCAACGGGTGCCCCGACAGGAAGAAGCCAATCGCGCGGGCTTCCTCATCAAGTTTCTCTGCGGGCAGCCAGTCGCCCGCAGGCGACAAGCGCGGCTCGGGCAGGTCATCGCCTGCCTCGCCAAACAGGGACACCTGATCGCTGGCTTTCTGATCGTGGATCGCCGCGGAGTAGTTCACCAAGCCATCCAGGCTTTCCAGCACCCGCCGCCGGTTGTTGTCCAGTTGATCAAACGCGCCTGATCGGGCCAGCATTTCCAGTGGACGCTTGCCCACCTTTTTGAGATCAACCCGGCGGGCAAAATCAAACAGCGTCGCAAAGGGTTTGTCGACGCCATCCACCTTACGCCCTTCGGTGACCAGCTTCATCGCTTCGATACCGACGTTCTTCAGCGCACCGAGCGCATAGACCAGAGCTCCGTCGACCACCTTGAACGTCGCATCCGAGCGGTTCACGCAGGGCGGCACATAAGGCAACTTCAGCGCCTTCTTCACTTCTTCAAAGTAAACCGCAAGCTTGTCGGTAAGGTGAATATCGCAGTTCATGACACCGGCCATGAACTCGACCGGATGGTTGGCCTTGAGCCACGCGGTCTGGTAACTCACCACGGCATAGGCCGCCGCGTGCGATTTGTTAAAGCCGTAGTTGGCGAACTTCTCCAGAAGGTCGAAAACCTCACTGGCTTTCTTCGCCGGAACCCCGTTTTCGGCCGCGCCCTTCTCGAACTTCGGACGCTCGGCGTCCATCGCCTCCTTGATCTTTTTACCCATCGCACGACGCAACAGGTCAGCGCCGCCAAGTGAGTAGCCCGCCATAACCTGCGCGATCTGCATCACCTGTTCCTGATAAACGATGATCCCCTGCGTCTCTTCGAGGATATGGTCGATCAGCGGGTGGACGGACTCGATCTCCCTCAAGCCATTTTTGACCTCGCAGTAAACCGGAATGTTCTCCATGGGACCCGGACGATAAAGCGCAACAAGCGCAACAATGTCTTCGATACAGGTCGGTTTCATGCGCTTAAGCGCATCCATCATCCCTGTGGATTCCACCTGAAACACGGCCACGGTTTTGGCTGCAGAATATAGTTTGTACGTCGGATCATCATCCAGCGGGATCGCGTTGATCTCATTCACCGCACCTTCTGGCGGCTCGTAAAGTTGGGTGCCATCCGCGGCAATGTGAATATCGCGTCCGGAACTGAGGATCTGTTCAATGGCATTCTGGATGACTGTCAGTGTTTTCAAACCCAGAAAGTCAAACTTAACAAGCCCGGCCTGTTCCACCCATTTCATGTTGAACTGGGTCGCAGGCATGTCCGAGCGCGGGTCTTGGTAAAGCGGCACCAGCGCATCCAGCGGTCTGTCACCAATCACCACGCCAGCTGCGTGTGTGGACGCGTTCCGAAGCAACCCCTCGACCTGCATCCCGTATTTCAGCAACCGGTCCACAACCTCTTCGTTGCGGGCCTCTTCGCGCAACCGCGGCTCCTCTTTCAGCGAGTCCGCAATTGACATTGGTTTCACGCCCTCGACGGGGATCAGCTTGCTCAGCCGATCCACCTGCCCATAAGGCATCTGCAAAACCCGCCCGATGTCGCGCACAGCGGCTTTGGACAACAGCGCACCAAAGGTGATGATCTGCCCCACCTTGTCGCGGCCGTATTTCTCCTGCACGTAGCGGATCACCTCTTCTCGGCGATCCATGCAAAAGTCGATGTCGAAATCCGGCATCGAAACACGTTCCGGGTTGAGGAAACGTTCGAAGAGCAACGAATATCGCAGTGGGTCAAGGTCGGTGATCGTCAACGCATAGGCCACCAGCGAGCCCGCACCCGAGCCCCGCCCGGGGCCCACCGGAATGCCCTGATCCTTGCCCCACTGGATAAAGTCGGCAACGATCAGGAAGTAGCCTGGGAACCCCATTCCTTCGATAATACCAAGCTCGAAATCCAGCCGTTCCTGATACTCCTCTACAGACACCGCGTGCGGGATCACCGCCAAACGGGCCTGCAGACCTTCGTTTGCAATCCGGCGAAGCTCCGCGACCTCGTCATCCGCAAACTTCGGCAGGATCGGGTCCCGGCGATAGGTTGCAAAGGCACAGCGCTTGGCGATTTCTACTGTGTTCTCAATCGCTTCCGGCAAATCCGCAAACAGGGCAACCATCTCTTCCTGAGACTTGAAATAATGCTGCGCCGTCAGGCGCCGGCGGCCGTCCTGTTGATCGACATATGCCCCCTCGGCGATACAGATCAGCGCATCATGGGCTTCGTACATTTCCGTGTTCGGAAAATACACGTCATTGGTGGCCACGAGCGGAATATCCATGCCGTAGGCCATCTCGACAAACCCACGTTCCGTCAGCCTCTCAGCCTCGGGCTGACCGGTCTCTCCCGGGTGTCGCTGCAACTCGACGTAAAGCCGGTCCCTGTAAATCTCTTGGAAGCGCACCATCATGGCTTCCGCATCGGCCCGATGCCCCTGCTGAAGAAGGCGCCCTATGGGTCCGTCTGGTCCGCCCGTCAAACAAATCAGCCCAGCGCTGTGCGCGGCCAATTGCTCTATTGTCACCTGCGGTGCCTCGCCCCCGTCCTTGTCCACATACAGGCACGAACTCAGCTTCATCAGGTTTTCATACCCTTCTTCGCGCTGGCTCAACAAAACCACCGGCGCCGGTGCAGGCGGCTGCGTGCGTCCTGACGGATCATCGTGCGGCATTTTCACTGACACCTGACAGCCAACGATCGGCTGCACTCCGGCGCCCTGCGCGCCGACTGAAAACTCCAGCGCCGCGAAAAGGCTGTTCGTGTCGGTGATCGCCACCGCAGGCATGCCCATATCGGCGCACATGCCCGGCAGTTTCTTGGTCCGAACGGCACCCTCCAAAAGCGAGTATTCGGTATGGACGCGGAGATGAATGAATCGGGGTTGGCTGCTCATGCGCCCAAGCTATCCCAGCCCATCAGCCGAGGAAACGCCCGTTTCGCCACAAAGCGTCAAGTCACTGAATTAATGACAACAAAACGTCCAATTGATCCGGAAAGCCCAAAATTATGCACCGCAGTGCTTTTTGTGTTAACTTCTTCGCAATACCGGACAGGTTGCGCGCTTTTTACCAACCCGTTCTCCCCCGCACCGCGGTGGGAAAAAATTGCTTGCTTTATACATATTTGAACAGGGCGGACCGGACATGGACGACAGCCAGCATTCCTCGCATATCAAAACTATTCTTGAGAAGTTTCACCAGTACGCCAAAGACAACAACGATCTCGATCTGGCCAATTGCAAAGGCACCCAATCGCTTGCCGGATGGTTCATCGGTCCCATGGGAGAGAACGAAGACCTGATGACCCGTATGGCGCTCAAGGCGGTCCAAGCCAACAGCAACGCGCGCCGTGAATACGGCGACCAATGGGATGATCCGGTTTATGTCACCGACAGGATCAAGGCCGAGAAGGACTACAACGACACAGTTGCCGAGATCGAAAACCAGATGGACAAGATGCTCGGCTATCTGCACGGCTCGATCCCTCTGAGTAGCTACCGCAACCAATCTCACATGTATTGGGACTGCACCCTGCCCGGCTTCGCCGGCTACTTCGCCGCGATGCTGTATAATCAGAACAACGTCGCAGCCGAAGCCTCCCCCGTCACGACCCTGATGGAAATCGAAGTCGGGCGTGATCTGTGCCGAATGCTTGGATATGAAGTGCCCGAAGGCAACGAAAACCCCGACGGCACCCCGGTTCCGTGGGGACATATCACCTGCGACGGTTCCGTCGCAAACGCCGAAAGCATCTGGGCCGCCCGCAACCTGAAGTATCTTCCGGTCTCCTTGTCACAGGCGATCAAGGTTGACCCGTCCATGGCCGCGGCCAAGGACCTTGAGGTTCCTCTCCTGCAAGGTGGTTCCGCGAAGTTGACCGAACTCGACAACTGGAGCCTGCTAAATCTTGGTGTCGACACGGTCATCGGCCTGTCGCCCAAGCTGCAAGCAGACTTTGGCATCTCCTCTGACACCATCCAGGCCGTTCTCGAAAAATACTCGGTCCAAAGCATCGGCCTCGCGGACATGCACAGGACCTATCTGCGCGATGTCTCCGAACTGCCAATCAT
Coding sequences:
- the hisG gene encoding ATP phosphoribosyltransferase, with protein sequence MSIKLGVPSKGRLMEKTFDWFGARGVQLSRTGSDREYAGAVEGVDGVELVLLSAGEIPRELAAGRIHLGVTGTDLIREKLGQWEQQVQELAELGFGHADLIIAVPGCWADVDTLDDLDAAASDFRARHGFRMRIATKYHRLVREFLMDAGVADYQLVDSQGATEGTVKNLTAEAIADITSTGDTLRANHLKILDDALVLQSQATLFRSRVAEMTDEERSVMKAVLKTLEL
- a CDS encoding ATP phosphoribosyltransferase regulatory subunit codes for the protein MTQKAKIKARAAELSARFQAAGAVPVETPVLLPAEALLDLYGEDIRGRAYVTSDALRGEQMLRPDFTVPVVQMHMTHGAEPARYTYAGEVFRRQEDDAARANEYLQVGYEVFDRENPAASDAEVFAVVKDALGDVPVRAATGDIGILAAAVAGLETTERRKKALARHIWRPRRFKALLDRFSGRAETPASRVRLLSAEEPLQHGFPEIGLRTQAEVSARVEWLRADAEAEPISAMQVDLIETLLNVRETVPNALEHIRDLAVDMPAISEAAYRLRDRIEAMDARGVDVENLDFEASYGRTSMEYYDGFVFGFYAEGRADLPPVATGGRYDALTQVLGQGREIPAVGGVIRPGILVNLEDAA
- the hisS gene encoding histidine--tRNA ligase; translation: MAKQKKAPRPKAITPKGFRDYFGVEVTERTEMLHQIAGVYHRYGFEALESSAVETVEALGKFLPDVDRPNEGVFAWQEFDEKDQGDWMALRYDLTAPLARVYAQHRNDLPNPYRRYAMGPVWRNEKPGPGRYRQFYQCDADTVGTASMAADAEICAMLSDTLETVGIPRGDYLVRVNNRKVMNGVLEVMGLGEDQAAKDNVLRTIDKFDKVGESGVRELLGKGRLDASGAYIDGVGLSDDQIEPVIAFLTSKADDVAKTFENLRGAVGASTVGAEGIAELEQIGDLLAAGGYGSDRIEIDPSIVRGLGYYTGPVFEAELTFEIFDEKGRKRQFGSVSGGGRYDDLVKRFTGQSVPATGLSIGVDRLLAALREKGRMGGTSVGPVVVTVMDRDRMADYQAMVAELRNAGIRAEVYLGNPKNFGNQLKYADKRNSPVAVIEGGDEKERGVVQIKDLILGAKIAESATLEEWKERPSQFEVGRGELVAKVREILASQVEGSADG
- a CDS encoding crotonase/enoyl-CoA hydratase family protein; amino-acid sequence: MTVNIRDEGRVRVVEINRPEARNAVDPVTAQALFDAFKAFDADDAVDVAILTGADGYFCAGFDLKAAAVADGGDWIAKVQIPENWQDAQSEQIVGPMGPSRLMLSKPVIAAIEGPAVAGGIELAAWCDMRVVAEGSTLGVFCRRWGVPLIDGGTVRLPRIIGQGRANDLILTGRGIDAAEAAQMGLADRVCPKGFALSGALELAQSLVQFPQACMRADFLSGRMSGENLARELRREWASFAAFAAEGAAGAARFASGKGRGGDFKDI
- a CDS encoding SlyX family protein; translation: MEKLEEQIAHLTRTVEELSDVIARQDGEIALLTRRVQMLLEREASRESDGGGGVVMGDERPPHY
- the dnaE gene encoding DNA polymerase III subunit alpha gives rise to the protein MSSQPRFIHLRVHTEYSLLEGAVRTKKLPGMCADMGMPAVAITDTNSLFAALEFSVGAQGAGVQPIVGCQVSVKMPHDDPSGRTQPPAPAPVVLLSQREEGYENLMKLSSCLYVDKDGGEAPQVTIEQLAAHSAGLICLTGGPDGPIGRLLQQGHRADAEAMMVRFQEIYRDRLYVELQRHPGETGQPEAERLTERGFVEMAYGMDIPLVATNDVYFPNTEMYEAHDALICIAEGAYVDQQDGRRRLTAQHYFKSQEEMVALFADLPEAIENTVEIAKRCAFATYRRDPILPKFADDEVAELRRIANEGLQARLAVIPHAVSVEEYQERLDFELGIIEGMGFPGYFLIVADFIQWGKDQGIPVGPGRGSGAGSLVAYALTITDLDPLRYSLLFERFLNPERVSMPDFDIDFCMDRREEVIRYVQEKYGRDKVGQIITFGALLSKAAVRDIGRVLQMPYGQVDRLSKLIPVEGVKPMSIADSLKEEPRLREEARNEEVVDRLLKYGMQVEGLLRNASTHAAGVVIGDRPLDALVPLYQDPRSDMPATQFNMKWVEQAGLVKFDFLGLKTLTVIQNAIEQILSSGRDIHIAADGTQLYEPPEGAVNEINAIPLDDDPTYKLYSAAKTVAVFQVESTGMMDALKRMKPTCIEDIVALVALYRPGPMENIPVYCEVKNGLREIESVHPLIDHILEETQGIIVYQEQVMQIAQVMAGYSLGGADLLRRAMGKKIKEAMDAERPKFEKGAAENGVPAKKASEVFDLLEKFANYGFNKSHAAAYAVVSYQTAWLKANHPVEFMAGVMNCDIHLTDKLAVYFEEVKKALKLPYVPPCVNRSDATFKVVDGALVYALGALKNVGIEAMKLVTEGRKVDGVDKPFATLFDFARRVDLKKVGKRPLEMLARSGAFDQLDNNRRRVLESLDGLVNYSAAIHDQKASDQVSLFGEAGDDLPEPRLSPAGDWLPAEKLDEEARAIGFFLSGHPLEDYMPALKRKQVLTLDELTEKARGGPLVAKLAGRVSGRQERKSAKGNRFAFAQLSDPTGAYEVTIFSDTLEKCREHLETGSKVVVTVKAEMESDQLKLLAQSMTPVDVIAADAGNSGLKIYLDDSSAVVPVANILRGAKEANPKAPKGPVMFCLNNMELPGEVEIDAGAGFPVNPQIKGALKSVEGVMAVEEF